One Lysinibacillus fusiformis genomic window carries:
- a CDS encoding YjcZ family sporulation protein codes for MGYSGNVGNYNSCCGGYGMDYGKGNSSTFVLIVVLFILLIIVGASFMY; via the coding sequence ATGGGATACTCCGGAAATGTAGGGAATTACAATAGTTGCTGTGGAGGCTATGGCATGGACTATGGCAAGGGAAATAGTTCAACATTCGTCCTAATCGTTGTCCTATTCATTCTTTTAATTATTGTCGGCGCTAGTTTCATGTATTAA
- a CDS encoding YjcZ family sporulation protein: MGNQNYDNSGYGSGSKFALIVVLFILLIIVGASFMHKSY; the protein is encoded by the coding sequence ATGGGAAATCAAAATTATGATAACAGTGGCTACGGTTCTGGTTCAAAATTCGCCCTAATCGTTGTTCTATTCATTCTTCTAATTATTGTCGGCGCTAGTTTCATGCATAAATCGTATTAA
- a CDS encoding polysaccharide deacetylase family protein: protein MKKFYLFLIPLCILVISIFYVSESSSADRGRKYYEEAGQIVWEIKTKEKIVALTFDDGPHKKYTSEILDLLAKYDAKATFFVVGQNAEKNPEVVLRMYEEGHEIANHTYTHPLKTNVPNLMKEIKQTHETIYSISGYSPILFRPVEGQYTDAMIDAVVKEGYKVVMWSWHLDTMDWKSPGVNKIVDTVLKGVKEGNIVLFHDGGGNREQTVKAMKKILPELEKQGYKFVTIPELLEEQKGNMK from the coding sequence TTGAAGAAATTTTATCTATTTTTAATACCTCTATGTATTTTGGTTATCTCTATATTTTATGTAAGCGAAAGCTCATCAGCAGATAGAGGAAGAAAATATTATGAAGAGGCAGGGCAAATAGTGTGGGAAATAAAAACAAAAGAAAAAATTGTCGCCTTGACCTTTGATGATGGTCCTCATAAAAAGTACACATCGGAGATTTTAGATTTATTAGCCAAATACGATGCAAAAGCAACATTTTTTGTTGTGGGTCAAAATGCAGAAAAAAACCCTGAGGTTGTTTTACGAATGTATGAAGAAGGGCACGAAATAGCGAATCATACCTATACGCATCCATTAAAAACGAATGTGCCAAATTTAATGAAGGAAATAAAACAGACACATGAAACTATTTATAGTATTAGCGGCTATTCACCGATTTTATTCAGACCTGTAGAAGGGCAATATACGGATGCGATGATAGATGCCGTTGTAAAAGAGGGATATAAAGTAGTTATGTGGTCTTGGCATCTAGATACAATGGATTGGAAAAGTCCTGGTGTGAATAAAATTGTTGATACCGTCTTAAAGGGGGTTAAAGAAGGGAATATAGTTCTTTTTCATGATGGTGGGGGAAATCGAGAACAAACTGTAAAAGCCATGAAAAAAATACTACCAGAACTCGAAAAGCAAGGCTATAAATTTGTCACAATTCCTGAGCTACTTGAGGAGCAAAAAGGAAATATGAAATGA
- a CDS encoding DUF418 domain-containing protein gives MQPIDLNKRIHTLDYLRGFALLGIILVNIPALMWIKPPTTSVDIAYSHFLALFVEGKFFTIFSFLFGVGFYIFITRAATKNEKANLLFLRRITILFLFGIVHVYFQPGEALTVYAIFGLIALPFFKMRKELNLALGFIILAFTAYLGIKIAMPFPLILLGLAAGQYRIFEKLDAYKKKIIVFTSIMFLISLSGWIYQWFYVPDVIFTSLNNLSEEELVKHIANIEKFSLIGMQISPFVSAFYVGILILLLQLPFVQLLLSPLKDYGRIALTNYLGQTALILLIGHTFQLISNINLISSLWICIGIYILQLLFTKIWLKYFRFGPIEWLWRMGTYWTVPPLLKRHKNFSTRPTN, from the coding sequence TTGCAACCAATTGATTTAAACAAAAGAATTCATACACTAGATTATTTAAGAGGATTTGCGTTATTAGGAATCATTTTAGTCAATATCCCCGCACTTATGTGGATTAAACCACCGACAACATCTGTGGACATTGCCTATAGCCATTTTTTAGCTCTTTTTGTTGAAGGTAAATTCTTTACAATCTTTTCTTTTTTATTTGGCGTAGGCTTTTATATTTTTATAACACGTGCTGCCACTAAAAATGAAAAAGCGAATCTCTTATTTCTAAGAAGAATTACCATATTATTTTTATTTGGCATCGTCCACGTCTATTTTCAACCAGGAGAAGCATTAACAGTCTATGCTATATTTGGTTTAATTGCCTTACCATTTTTTAAAATGCGTAAAGAATTAAATTTAGCACTAGGGTTTATCATTTTAGCATTTACTGCTTATTTGGGTATAAAAATAGCAATGCCGTTCCCGTTAATTTTACTTGGACTAGCCGCAGGTCAGTATCGGATATTCGAAAAATTAGATGCATATAAAAAGAAGATAATTGTTTTTACAAGTATTATGTTTTTAATAAGCTTAAGCGGATGGATTTATCAATGGTTTTATGTACCCGATGTAATATTCACGTCTCTTAATAATCTGTCGGAGGAAGAGTTAGTTAAGCATATAGCCAATATAGAAAAATTTTCGTTAATCGGGATGCAAATCAGTCCATTTGTTTCAGCGTTCTATGTAGGGATATTAATACTGTTACTCCAACTTCCATTCGTACAATTACTATTATCTCCATTAAAAGATTATGGACGGATAGCCTTAACAAATTATTTAGGGCAAACTGCGCTTATTTTATTGATAGGGCATACATTTCAATTAATTTCAAATATCAACTTAATTTCATCGCTCTGGATTTGCATCGGTATTTACATTTTGCAATTGCTATTTACTAAGATCTGGTTGAAATACTTTAGATTCGGACCTATTGAGTGGCTATGGCGCATGGGTACCTATTGGACAGTGCCACCTCTATTAAAACGACATAAGAATTTTAGCACTAGGCCAACGAATTAA
- a CDS encoding Type 1 glutamine amidotransferase-like domain-containing protein: MKKMFLTSSFYDASNFLKNFVGENIEGKIVTFIPTASIVEEVVHYVESAKMAFEELGMIVEMLDISKADKSEAEKILRKNDFIYVSGGNTFFLLQELKRSELDQLIIEQVSSGKLYIGESAGSIIMAPDIEYVKYIDEMSKAPQLESTMGLNLISSYPVPHYGHEFFSSMIDEIITNCNNKIPLTLISNSQVILVRDDDIEVI, encoded by the coding sequence ATGAAAAAAATGTTTTTAACTTCTTCATTTTATGATGCTAGTAATTTTTTGAAAAATTTTGTTGGAGAGAACATTGAAGGGAAAATAGTTACTTTTATTCCAACTGCAAGTATAGTTGAAGAGGTAGTACATTATGTAGAGTCTGCAAAAATGGCCTTTGAAGAGTTGGGAATGATTGTAGAAATGCTCGATATATCAAAAGCTGATAAATCTGAAGCAGAAAAAATATTGAGGAAAAATGATTTTATATATGTATCTGGAGGTAATACATTTTTCTTACTTCAGGAATTAAAAAGGTCGGAGCTAGATCAATTAATTATTGAACAAGTTAGTTCCGGTAAGCTATATATAGGTGAGTCTGCAGGATCAATAATAATGGCGCCTGATATTGAATATGTAAAATATATTGATGAAATGAGTAAAGCACCGCAATTAGAATCAACTATGGGTTTAAATCTAATTTCATCATACCCTGTTCCTCATTATGGACATGAATTCTTTAGTAGTATGATTGACGAGATAATTACTAATTGTAACAATAAAATTCCACTGACTCTGATATCCAACTCACAAGTAATTTTAGTTCGTGATGATGATATTGAAGTTATTTAA
- a CDS encoding EAL-associated domain-containing protein: protein MDAIEVLTNLDQINGHFQPIFSADAHTVIAYEISGHLQIEGQQINLKDFVNNEDIPEEYRIDMEHKILHAALAKIEQVANEIDIYIPSNPNLLMQDFGESHFNIIQQYLHEEDLHRIVLVVSEHRFLGDINKLHHALRYFTTFGVKIAVQEVGAESHLEHIALLSPQILKVNIRDLNYDSWSAQSDMISAIGSLAYKIGANLLFEGIGTVYQLQFAWKNGGRFYQGSYLANAAINFVEKDVLKERFKRECQQFITSEKKMLEAQYFALKKLQEELEAIVHRVKPSSDNIAHLEHLAQLLDSYSFRLYICNEDGFQLTPNVMRVEGQWELQPSAINKNWSWRPYFLQTIIKMRNDQSGEISELYRDIETGEITRTFSIAINEHEYLFVDLSYDFLYEHNIFR, encoded by the coding sequence ATGGATGCAATTGAAGTGTTAACAAATTTAGATCAAATAAATGGGCATTTTCAACCTATATTTAGCGCAGATGCGCATACGGTGATTGCCTACGAAATTTCCGGACATTTACAAATTGAAGGTCAACAAATTAACTTAAAAGATTTTGTGAATAATGAAGATATTCCAGAAGAATATAGAATAGATATGGAACATAAAATTTTGCATGCTGCTTTAGCAAAAATAGAGCAAGTAGCAAATGAAATTGACATCTATATTCCAAGTAACCCCAATTTATTGATGCAAGATTTCGGGGAAAGCCATTTTAATATTATACAACAATACTTACATGAAGAAGATTTACATCGCATAGTGTTGGTTGTTTCTGAACATCGCTTTTTAGGGGATATCAATAAATTACATCATGCCCTGCGTTATTTTACAACTTTCGGAGTGAAAATTGCTGTACAAGAGGTAGGAGCTGAAAGTCATTTAGAGCACATTGCTCTACTTTCTCCACAGATTTTAAAAGTGAATATTCGTGACTTGAATTATGATTCATGGTCAGCCCAATCAGACATGATTTCAGCAATTGGAAGTTTAGCATATAAAATTGGCGCAAACTTATTATTTGAAGGTATCGGAACTGTCTATCAATTGCAATTTGCTTGGAAAAATGGGGGACGTTTCTATCAAGGGTCCTACTTGGCAAATGCCGCAATAAATTTTGTGGAGAAAGATGTGCTGAAGGAAAGGTTTAAACGGGAATGTCAACAATTTATTACCTCTGAAAAGAAGATGCTTGAGGCGCAGTATTTTGCACTTAAGAAGTTACAGGAAGAGCTAGAGGCAATCGTTCACCGTGTCAAACCTTCAAGTGATAACATTGCCCATTTAGAGCATTTAGCACAACTGTTAGATAGCTATTCTTTCCGATTATATATTTGTAATGAGGACGGGTTTCAGCTAACGCCCAATGTGATGCGTGTTGAGGGACAGTGGGAATTACAACCAAGTGCTATTAATAAAAACTGGAGTTGGCGTCCATATTTCCTTCAAACGATTATTAAAATGCGTAATGATCAAAGTGGGGAAATTTCTGAACTGTATCGAGATATTGAAACAGGGGAAATTACACGCACATTTTCGATTGCAATCAATGAACATGAATACCTGTTTGTCGATCTTTCCTATGATTTTCTCTATGAACATAATATATTTAGATAG
- the csaA gene encoding chaperone CsaA: MATIEDFISLDIRIGTIIQAEELPKAKVPAIKMNIDFGEALGMKQSSAQITKRYSPADIVGKQVVAIVNFPPRRVAGFKSEVLVIGGVPTEGDVVLLTPDQEIPNGTKIS; encoded by the coding sequence ATGGCAACAATTGAAGATTTTATATCACTTGATATTAGAATTGGTACGATTATCCAAGCCGAAGAACTTCCTAAAGCAAAGGTACCAGCAATCAAAATGAATATTGATTTTGGTGAAGCATTAGGAATGAAACAATCCTCAGCACAAATTACGAAACGATACAGCCCAGCAGATATCGTCGGTAAACAAGTAGTAGCTATAGTAAATTTTCCACCACGCCGAGTGGCAGGTTTTAAATCCGAAGTTCTAGTGATAGGTGGCGTTCCAACAGAAGGCGATGTTGTTTTGTTAACGCCCGATCAAGAAATACCAAATGGTACAAAAATTAGTTAA
- a CDS encoding serine hydrolase domain-containing protein encodes MEMTQIDIKERMQHYHVNGLSLSLIEDGQISKNEHFGLLEKGSDKKVDNNTIFNACSISKFLTAILVMKLVEQNYLYLDEDVNNKLLSWKVPENHYTTIKKVTLRNLLCHQSGILDPEGSFIELKSMKDQPTMDELLNGQTSYCTIPIEVSYEPESAFHYSDAGFCIIQQLIEDVTSKPFHLVMDELIFTPLHMKNSIFATSIHESEEDTFACGHHKNGELVSGKYPIYPYPAASGLWTSTADLAILVLELMHALKGTSKIGISASHVKELIHPQGGKEWTGLGVFLDDLQQELEISSLGWGVGFQCMLVAYPYLEKGLVIMTNTDFGAHQMEGIIGDIYRSLIRS; translated from the coding sequence GTGGAGATGACGCAAATAGATATCAAAGAACGTATGCAGCATTACCATGTAAATGGGTTAAGCTTATCATTAATTGAAGATGGTCAAATCAGTAAAAATGAGCACTTTGGATTGCTTGAAAAAGGGTCCGATAAAAAAGTTGATAACAATACAATTTTTAATGCCTGTTCCATTAGCAAATTTTTAACTGCCATATTAGTGATGAAATTAGTAGAACAAAATTATTTGTATTTAGATGAGGATGTTAATAATAAACTATTATCATGGAAAGTACCTGAAAATCACTATACAACGATAAAAAAAGTGACATTACGTAATTTATTGTGCCACCAGTCTGGAATTCTAGACCCTGAAGGTAGTTTTATAGAATTGAAATCTATGAAAGATCAACCTACAATGGATGAGCTTTTAAATGGTCAAACCTCCTACTGTACTATCCCGATTGAGGTGAGCTATGAGCCAGAAAGTGCATTTCACTATTCAGATGCTGGTTTTTGCATCATTCAGCAATTGATAGAGGACGTAACTAGCAAGCCATTTCACCTCGTTATGGATGAATTAATTTTTACACCGTTGCATATGAAAAACAGTATATTTGCCACAAGCATTCATGAATCAGAAGAAGATACTTTTGCCTGTGGTCATCATAAAAATGGTGAGTTAGTGTCAGGTAAATATCCCATCTATCCATATCCAGCAGCAAGTGGTTTATGGACTTCAACGGCTGATTTAGCGATTTTAGTTCTTGAGTTGATGCATGCTTTAAAAGGTACAAGTAAAATTGGCATCTCTGCAAGCCATGTAAAAGAACTGATACATCCACAAGGGGGTAAAGAGTGGACCGGCCTAGGTGTATTTCTTGATGATTTACAACAAGAGCTCGAGATTTCTTCTCTTGGTTGGGGCGTTGGCTTTCAATGCATGCTTGTGGCTTATCCTTATTTAGAAAAAGGTTTAGTGATTATGACCAATACAGATTTTGGCGCACACCAAATGGAAGGAATCATTGGTGACATCTATAGATCCCTCATCCGCTCATAA
- a CDS encoding dihydrofolate reductase family protein, which yields MTREVILFIATSLDGFIAKEDDDLQWLFDAEGEGEGDNGYTDMYQSIDTTIMGKRTYDYVMAQTESFPYPDKKCYVFTTSETGADDYVDFVNEDVVAFTQKLKEQEGSKIWMVGGAGILDAFMKENLIDEYIITITPHILGTGIPLFKEKNPQIELILINTKRYGQMVQLHYKVKKP from the coding sequence ATGACGAGAGAAGTGATTTTATTTATCGCCACTAGTTTGGATGGATTTATAGCGAAAGAGGATGATGATTTACAATGGTTATTCGACGCAGAGGGTGAGGGTGAGGGTGACAATGGCTATACGGATATGTATCAATCTATTGATACAACGATTATGGGGAAAAGGACATATGATTATGTCATGGCACAGACAGAATCTTTTCCATATCCTGATAAAAAATGCTATGTTTTCACTACCTCAGAAACGGGTGCAGATGATTATGTAGACTTCGTTAATGAGGATGTTGTGGCGTTCACCCAAAAATTAAAGGAACAGGAAGGTTCTAAAATTTGGATGGTTGGTGGAGCGGGTATACTAGATGCTTTTATGAAGGAAAACTTAATTGATGAATATATCATCACGATCACACCTCATATTTTAGGTACTGGTATTCCCTTATTTAAAGAAAAAAATCCACAAATCGAGTTGATATTAATAAATACAAAACGGTATGGCCAGATGGTACAGCTGCACTATAAAGTGAAAAAACCTTAA
- a CDS encoding DegV family protein, whose protein sequence is MKKKIAWVTDTAALLDEKFIQDNQIHVLPLNIVFEEGALRETVDMTHDEFYDKLRNAKSHPKTSQPAIGEVVELYQTLKQQGYACAIAIHTSQHLSGTYLSAFTAAEQAQFEVHPVDSKIGSFPMMKMIELGQQLEREGFEPEAIVERINELADLSKLSFIPSSLSQLHKSGRVTGTQAFLSNLLNIKVVISFDNGKVVMKEKIRTATKAKAYVEKLLTLDLESSIIPEVAVIHCNNEEGAKCWKALLEKTYPLINFYILPLSACVGVHAGEGTLGLSWVCQPELAPYKQQEKELVTI, encoded by the coding sequence ATGAAAAAGAAAATTGCATGGGTTACAGATACAGCAGCATTGTTAGACGAAAAATTCATACAGGACAATCAAATTCACGTACTACCACTGAATATTGTATTTGAAGAAGGAGCATTACGTGAAACTGTTGATATGACACATGACGAGTTTTACGATAAATTACGCAATGCCAAATCACACCCAAAGACGTCGCAACCTGCCATTGGTGAAGTGGTAGAATTATATCAAACATTAAAACAACAAGGCTATGCTTGTGCAATTGCTATTCACACATCGCAGCATTTATCGGGCACTTATTTAAGCGCTTTCACGGCAGCAGAGCAAGCACAATTTGAAGTGCATCCAGTCGATTCAAAAATTGGCTCTTTCCCAATGATGAAAATGATTGAGCTGGGACAGCAATTAGAAAGAGAGGGCTTTGAACCAGAAGCTATCGTTGAAAGAATTAATGAGCTTGCAGACCTTAGTAAGCTATCCTTTATCCCATCGAGTTTATCGCAATTGCACAAAAGTGGGCGAGTTACAGGGACACAGGCCTTTTTAAGCAACCTTTTAAATATTAAAGTCGTTATTTCCTTTGATAATGGAAAAGTTGTGATGAAAGAAAAAATACGAACAGCAACTAAAGCAAAAGCATATGTAGAAAAGCTGTTAACGTTAGATTTAGAGTCAAGTATTATTCCTGAGGTGGCTGTCATTCACTGTAACAATGAAGAAGGAGCTAAGTGTTGGAAGGCATTACTTGAAAAAACGTACCCTCTTATCAATTTTTATATTTTGCCATTGAGTGCGTGTGTGGGTGTTCATGCAGGGGAAGGTACACTTGGCTTGAGCTGGGTATGTCAACCTGAGCTAGCGCCGTACAAGCAACAGGAAAAAGAATTAGTGACAATATAA
- a CDS encoding TFIIB-type zinc ribbon-containing protein → MTTQEVENVKEAKLEFDAECPSCSASIEFNPATGKLTCPYCGFETEIATPEKEEEKVAQEMDFALAEERGNFNWGVEKKTIICKACAAETIYDALQVADSCPYCGSNQVMEASAENTLAPNGVCAFEVTDKQAGEHFQKWIKGRWFTPKAAKISAKPDSFKGVYLPYWTFDTKTSSRYSASYGKHRTVTDKDGNTRTETDWYSTSGFYQEFIDDHLISATTRYDRDMMRKIEPFNLLNNKSYKPEYVTGFLSERYSIGLQDGWHQAKSEIQDHLHAQITTKIRREKHADVVSNLRFSTTHDDITYKYLMLPIWLSSFRYKEKIYRFMVNGQTGRVGGDAPISPLRVTIAVLLSLIVIACIWYFFMSE, encoded by the coding sequence ATGACGACACAAGAAGTAGAAAACGTCAAAGAAGCAAAGCTTGAATTCGACGCTGAATGTCCGTCATGTAGTGCATCAATTGAATTTAACCCGGCCACAGGAAAGCTAACTTGTCCTTATTGTGGCTTCGAGACAGAAATTGCAACCCCAGAAAAAGAAGAAGAAAAAGTTGCACAGGAAATGGATTTTGCTCTAGCTGAGGAACGTGGTAATTTTAATTGGGGTGTTGAGAAAAAAACGATTATTTGTAAAGCTTGTGCGGCAGAGACAATTTACGATGCATTACAAGTCGCTGACAGTTGCCCTTACTGTGGTTCTAATCAGGTAATGGAGGCAAGTGCAGAAAATACACTTGCGCCAAATGGTGTTTGTGCTTTCGAGGTGACAGACAAACAAGCAGGCGAGCATTTTCAAAAATGGATTAAAGGAAGATGGTTTACGCCAAAAGCTGCAAAAATAAGTGCAAAGCCAGATTCCTTTAAAGGGGTGTACCTACCTTATTGGACGTTTGATACAAAAACAAGCTCACGATACTCGGCTAGCTATGGTAAGCATCGAACAGTGACAGATAAAGATGGTAATACGCGTACCGAGACAGATTGGTATTCGACAAGTGGCTTCTATCAAGAATTTATTGACGATCATTTGATAAGTGCTACAACACGATATGATCGAGATATGATGCGTAAAATCGAACCGTTTAATTTGCTGAATAATAAATCCTATAAGCCTGAGTATGTGACTGGTTTTCTGTCAGAACGATACAGCATCGGTTTGCAGGATGGCTGGCATCAAGCGAAGAGTGAAATTCAAGATCACCTTCATGCGCAAATAACAACAAAAATTCGTCGTGAAAAACACGCAGATGTTGTGTCAAATTTGCGTTTCTCTACGACCCATGATGACATTACATATAAATATTTAATGTTACCAATTTGGTTATCTTCCTTCCGTTACAAAGAGAAAATTTACCGCTTTATGGTGAATGGTCAAACAGGTCGTGTGGGCGGCGATGCACCGATTTCACCACTACGCGTAACCATTGCAGTTCTCTTATCATTAATTGTTATTGCATGCATCTGGTATTTCTTTATGTCTGAATAG
- a CDS encoding helix-turn-helix transcriptional regulator gives MSKAKRLLDILLFANAKRKFTAQEIADEFNISIRTVHRYILDLSDMGLPIYAEQGRNGGYTVLTNRLLPPILFTEEEVVSIFFAFQSLRYYRDLPFDAEIHSAGHKLYSSLQSDAKTKVDKIRSYIAFWNPKRTIDTPFLKDVLEASIEGSHLHIQYESKSGTTTKHIRPLGVYAHDGLWYLPAHDFNKQKVLLYRVDRILAIVSTEKHEEIFMNLEDWFDSYEVKNPIHLHVQLSMEGVRQCKSVPSFEGLIVIKKDGSGYIDAMIDKGELGFITPLFFRLGCHAKILEPAALIENLRTHAEEILTMYRDTPNS, from the coding sequence ATGTCAAAAGCAAAACGTTTATTAGATATTTTGCTGTTTGCGAATGCAAAAAGAAAGTTTACTGCGCAAGAAATAGCCGATGAATTCAATATATCCATCCGCACTGTTCATCGATATATCTTAGATTTAAGTGATATGGGCTTACCTATCTACGCAGAACAAGGTAGAAACGGCGGCTATACAGTCCTAACAAATCGACTGCTACCGCCTATTTTATTCACAGAGGAAGAAGTTGTTTCCATCTTCTTTGCCTTTCAATCTCTCCGTTACTACCGTGACTTGCCTTTCGATGCTGAAATCCACTCAGCTGGCCATAAATTATATAGCTCACTTCAAAGTGATGCTAAAACTAAAGTAGATAAAATTCGTTCTTACATCGCTTTTTGGAATCCTAAAAGAACGATTGACACACCTTTTTTAAAGGATGTTTTAGAAGCCTCGATAGAAGGTAGTCATCTACATATACAATATGAATCGAAATCAGGTACAACCACAAAACATATCCGCCCTCTCGGTGTATATGCTCATGATGGTTTATGGTATTTACCAGCTCATGATTTTAATAAGCAAAAAGTATTGTTATATCGTGTAGACCGTATTCTAGCTATTGTTTCAACTGAAAAACACGAAGAAATATTTATGAATTTAGAAGACTGGTTTGATTCGTATGAAGTAAAAAACCCGATTCATTTGCATGTTCAATTATCCATGGAAGGCGTACGTCAATGTAAAAGTGTGCCTAGCTTCGAGGGGCTTATCGTAATTAAAAAAGATGGCTCAGGCTACATTGATGCAATGATCGACAAAGGAGAACTTGGTTTTATCACCCCACTCTTTTTCAGACTAGGTTGTCATGCAAAAATTTTAGAACCAGCGGCATTAATTGAGAATTTACGAACACATGCAGAAGAGATTTTAACGATGTATCGGGATACACCAAACTCTTAG
- a CDS encoding HXXEE domain-containing protein, producing the protein MDWIDVQTLIWLFPILFIFHDFEEIIMIEKWLTLNRCRLYERFPKKIADRIVLQFSMSTAQFAVAVLFIFLFVSSSTIMAIQYLNNGVALNLYFFIAVTLVFFIHAFTHIGQSILFRAITPGVITSVIIILPYSFVLYHSLFIHEIITWKIIFISLPFSVLIIPIILTAHWIGKRVI; encoded by the coding sequence ATGGATTGGATTGACGTTCAAACACTTATCTGGTTATTTCCTATTTTATTTATTTTCCATGACTTCGAAGAAATTATTATGATCGAAAAATGGTTAACTCTCAATCGCTGCAGACTATATGAAAGATTCCCCAAAAAAATTGCTGACAGAATAGTTTTACAATTCTCTATGTCCACAGCACAATTTGCTGTTGCTGTATTATTTATCTTTTTATTTGTCAGTAGCTCTACAATTATGGCCATCCAGTATTTAAATAATGGAGTAGCCTTGAATCTCTACTTTTTCATAGCAGTGACATTAGTTTTTTTCATCCATGCATTTACTCATATCGGGCAGTCCATTTTATTTCGCGCGATTACGCCTGGAGTAATAACGTCGGTAATAATCATACTTCCATACAGTTTCGTTTTATATCACTCATTGTTTATACATGAAATTATTACTTGGAAAATTATTTTTATCAGCTTACCTTTTAGCGTTCTAATTATACCCATTATTTTAACTGCTCATTGGATTGGAAAAAGAGTTATTTAA